A window of Cryptomeria japonica chromosome 3, Sugi_1.0, whole genome shotgun sequence contains these coding sequences:
- the LOC131036757 gene encoding chromatin modification-related protein eaf-1 isoform X2: MGFDNESIINIQSLPGEYFCPVCRQLVYPNEAIQTQCTHLYCKPCLTYVLSTTRACPYDGYLVTDTDSKALQEANPVLADTIGRVPVHCLYHKSGCTWQGPLSESIAHGNGCQYGSSPVVCNRCGTQIVHRQVQEHAQNCPGQVPQQESAPQAQSAAAHPEQNQVVQAGGQQYAAQTTAQVTQAPVSQPTPYGTGQDQHQGMAVPQTATQVSATDQWYQQQYQQYYQQYPQYDQYQQQYQQYDQYQQQVQAQLQQQVQPQAQVQAQVQAQAQAQLQAQVQPQGQPQPQSQHHHQPHPQPQPQPQPQPQPQLQAPPHAHPQLQPQAQAAHASQPYQQGQGQAGLMPQQVQPQHQLMQPQLHQLMPNQSQQLPMQQHPMPVQSQQQPSQQTQQHPINLQQQFQSSQQPQLQQQLPSSQQPAHMQQQQPALLTQQLPQQQPQLQQHAQLHQQQHQQIVHQPPPQQQLMLQQQIPTQVQQPPHGPVQQHQQFPSQHHQLPQQQQQQQQAPFFTQPIQTQQPQMQPPFQQATAQPSQMQPPFQPGPQPAQSFPQAYSQSVGHMNAPQQVGSRPPLTQNQGLLQQPFPQSQGRPHPSPYGQTVRGPTKALQAAPNQVPIPNQNAPPSQAFLPRHGQRPQMPHQRPPVHQSALPRLNSQQSLVSGSATTQSMRSSVQTSTSSGAPKVSPALEKPQEISTQDKISKTSQNEHGLQTTKSVQLNEVNDAPGKKNVVETVKAETMMSDKKSEHSEQQLANEKVEQKNLSISEPVKSEVSDSSQQQMSTKDLQFEKHEPNLQQSVSQKKVLEDSSEKKPEVSVDKNLQEPTGHMRDAISEHARHRQDGNMQQYPRQVQETNFLQNVTQKVQEPRRVDDKRQGTRSSQDNLQWQEGNVLQQVSQGQDKSLQPPLRQGLNQGQEKNLFQVQSSRQGPVQGQDKSSQHTSRQGSIQGQDRNLPPPPRQGPAHGQDRNLMQLPRQGQNRSFQQPLRQGSVSGQDRSSQSAPQQGPMQGQERSLQQPLQNERDAHQISMQAQVQGHERFQPPRQGQPQGAQLPYSGQPQNADRNFPQLPYQGQLHSIPDQFHHSSSKQSGMPSMSLLPQNQPSNMSSFARGHGQVQAPPKNFDMPSPSHLHHQQMAPPRSSQGESMLGLPLSLSSSMSHHLSSFEGPRGFMDRSLQYGQTLQQSPLSKPMDHMDILGNRRTEAFENKQNDPQQLAGSRFSMTQPSGQQTNMMKPNGATNKGHIEGMQAPAFPPIMGEEGSFRSMQHDSSRQFPDRKEFQDNSRKYKPGQFDAQIPSNPDEMFPLIRHQKGQPAPSSKFDQIIPTSRPLEGGPHGFLPDSVSKYPFTSAGSPSGGPSRLFPPYQSIGSFPTSSGVPSMFNSDSGDGPRLPGIHEEMMGRRPESGGMRPDFMGPRSEFGRSRFDALAPPRSPGKDYMGMPSGRPNIGPSGGFGPVGGPSHLSRPIEDMNRDPLGFDEQRNKSFGFHSGAMHNAFQSGQLPPGVGNRFPPFHSGPAPGAPGALPNPMMMGEPVANFGGTIPMQGFPGESGFFKKQGQMPNDVEPLDLGRKRKPGSTGWCRICQIDCYTVEGLEQHTQTREHQKTAMDMVLSIKQDSAKRQKLSTEDPTSQENGNKTKKASFESRGSRR, encoded by the exons GGTCAGGTCCCACAACAAGAAAGTGCTCCTCAGGCACAATCTGCCGCAGCACATCCTGAGCAGAATCAAGTGGTACAAGCTGGTGGTCAACAATATGCGGCACAAACAACTGCCCAAGTCACACAAGCTCCGGTTTCTCAACCTACTCCATATGGCACGGGGCAAGATCAACACCAGGGAATGGCTGTGCCACAAACTGCTACCCAAGTTTCTGCTACTGACCAGTGGtatcaacaacaatatcaacagTACTACCAGCAATATCCACAGTATGACCAATATCAGCAACAATACCAACAATATGACCAGTATCAGCAGCAAGTCCAGGCTCAACTGCAACAGCAGGTTCAACCCCAGGCACAGGTGCAAGCTCAGGTGCAGGCACAAGCACAGGCACAGCTTCAGGCCCAGGTGCAACCACAAGGCCAGCCCCAGCCACAAAGTCAGCATCATCATCAGCCCCATCCCCAGCCCCAGCCCCAGCCCCAGCCCCAGCCTCAGCCTCAGCTGCAGGCCCCGCCCCATGCCCATCCACAACTACAGCCTCAAGCACAAGCTGCACATGCTTCTCAGCCTTATCAACAGGGCCAAGGGCAAGCAGGTCTTATGCCTCAGCAGGTACAACCTCAACACCAATTAATGCAACCCCAGTTACATCAACTGATGCCTAATCAATCACAACAGCTACCAATGCAGCAACATCCAATGCCTGTGCAATCTCAGCAACAGCCTTCACAACAAACCCAGCAACATCCCATTAATTTGCAGCAGCAATTTCAATCATCACAGCAGCCTCAATTGCAACAACAACTTCCATCATCACAGCAACCTGCTCATATGCAGCAGCAGCAACCGGCTCTGCTAACTCAGCAACTTCCACAGCAGCAGCCACAACTACAACAGCACGCTCAactacatcaacaacaacatcaacaaattGTGCACCAGCCACCACCACAGCAGCAACTAATGTTACAGCAGCAGATTCCTACACAGGTCCAGCAGCCACCCCATGGGCCTGTGCAGCAGCATCAACAATTTCCATCTCAGCATCATCAGTTGCCTCAACAGCAACAGCAACAGCAACAGGCACCATTTTTCACTCAACCAATTCAGACTCAACAACCCCAAATGCAGCCTCCTTTCCAACAAGCAACAGCACAACCCTCTCAGATGCAACCTCCCTTCCAACCAGGTCCTCAGCCAGCACAGTCATTTCCTCAAGCCTATTCACAAAGTGTGGGACATATGAATGCTCCTCAACAGGTGGGCAGTAGGCCCCCCTTAACCCAGAACCAGGGGTTATTACAGCAGCCCTTTCCACAATCACAGGGAAGACCTCATCCTTCACCATATGGTCAAACTGTTCGTGGTCCAACCAAAGCATTACAAGCTGCGCCCAACCAAGTTCCAATACCTAACCAAAATGCACCACCAAGCCAGGCATTCCTGCCAAGACATGGTCAGCGGCCACAAATGCCTCATCAACGTCCCCCAGTTCATCAATCTGCATTACCTCGTCTGAACAGCCAACAATCTCTTGTGTCTGGTTCAGCTACCACACAATCTATGAGAAGTAGTGTCCAAACTTCTACCTCATCTGGTGCCCCTAAGGTATCTCCTGCATTGGAGAAACCACAAGAAATTAGTACACAAGATAAAATTTCCAAAACTTCGCAAAATGAGCATGGTCTGCAGACTACAAAATCTGTTCAATTGAATGAAGTAAATGATGCCCCAGGGAAAAAAAATGTTGTAGAAACTGTCAAGGCTGAAACTATGATGTCTGATAAAAAATCTGAACACAGTGAGCAACAGCTGGCCAATGAAAAGGTGGAACAGAAAAATCTTTCTATATCAGAGCCTGTTAAGTCTGAGGTTTCTGATTCTTCTCAACAACAAATGTCAACCAAAGATTTACAATTTGAGAAGCATGAACCTAATCTACAGCAGTCAGTTTCTCAGAAGAAAGTGCTTGAAGATAGCTCTGAAAAAAAACCAGAGGTGAGTGTAGACAAAAACTTACAGGAGCCAACTGGGCATATGAGAGATGCAATTTCGGAACATGCTCGTCATCGTCAAGATGGAAACATGCAACAGTATCCTCGCCAGGTGCAAGAGACAAATTTCCTTCAAAATGTTACTCAGAAAGTTCAAGAGCCACGACGAGTAGATGATAAAAGACAAGGTACTCGTTCTTCCCAAGACAATCTGCAATGGCAAGAAGGGAATGTTTTACAACAGGTGTCACAAGGACAAGATAAAAGCCTGCAACCACCTCTCCGACAAGGACTAAATCAGGGGCAGGAAAAGAACTTATTTCAAGTTCAAAGTTCTCGTCAAGGGCCAGTTCAAGGACAGGACAAGAGCTCACAGCATACTTCCCGTCAAGGTTCTATCCAAGGACAGGATAGGAACTTACCTCCACCTCCTCGTCAGGGTCCAGCTCATGGACAGGACAGGAATCTGATGCAACTTCCTCGTCAAGGGCAAAACCGTAGCTTCCAACAGCCTCTTCGTCAAGGGTCTGTTTCTGGACAGGATAGAAGCTCTCAATCAGCCCCTCAGCAAGGGCCAATGCAAGGGCAAGAGAGATCCTTGCAACAGCCCCTTCAAAATGAAAGAGATGCGCATCAGATATCTATGCAAGCACAAGTCCAAGGGCATGAAAGGTTTCAGCCACCACGTCAAGGGCAACCACAAGGAGCACAGTTACCATATTCAGGCCAGCCACAAAATGCTGATAGAAATTTCCCGCAATTGCCATATCAAGGGCAGCTCCACAGCATTCCTGATCAATTTCATCATTCGTCTTCAAAGCAGAGTGGCATGCCTTCTATGTCTCTGCTTCCACAAAATCAACCGAGCAATATGTCATCTTTTGCAAGGGGACATGGTCAGGTACAGGCTCCACCTAAAAATTTTGACATGCCATCACCTTCTCATTTGCATCATCAACAGATGGCCCCTCCTAGGTCTTCACAAGGAGAGTCAATGCTTGGTTTGCCATTGAGCTTATCCTCAAGCATGTCTCATCATCTAAGCTCATTTGAAGGTCCAAGAGGTTTTATGGACAGGAGCTTGCAATATGGTCAAACATTACAGCAGTCACCTCTTTCAAAACCAATGGACCATATGGACATTTTGGGAAATAGGAGGActgaggcttttgaaaataaaCAGAATGATCCACAACAGCTAGCAGGATCTAGGTTTTCGATGACCCAGCCGTCAGGTCAGCAGACGAATATGATGAAACCAAATGGAGCAACTAACAAGGGGCATATAGAGGGAATGCAGGCACCTGCATTTCCTCCAATTATGGGAGAAGAAGGTAGCTTCAGGTCTATGCAGCATGATTCCAGCAGACAGTTTCCTGACAGGAAAGAGTTTCAAGACAATTCCAGAAAGTACAAGCCTGGACAGTTCGATGCGCAGATTCCATCAAATCCAGATGAAATGTTTCCTCTAATTCGTCATCAGAAGGGTCAGCCAGCACCCTCATCAAAGTTTGATCAAATTATTCCTACATCAAGGCCTCTTGAAGGTGGGCCCCATGGTTTCTTGCCTGATTCTGTTTCAAAATATCCATTTACTTCAGCAGGAAGTCCATCTGGAGGCCCATCAAGATTGTTTCCTCCATATCAATCAATTGGTTCATTTCCAACAAGTAGTGGTGTGCCATCAATGTTTAACTCGGATAGTGGAGATGGACCAAGACTTCCTGGGATACATGAGGAAATGATGGGTAGAAGACCCGAGTCAGGTGGAATGAGGCCTGATTTTATGGGACCCAGGTCTGAATTTGGCCGTAGTCGATTTGATGCCCTTGCTCCACCAAGGAGTCCTGGGAAGGATTACATGGGCATGCCTTCTGGCAGGCCAAATATAGGTCCATCTGGGGGTTTTGGACCTGTTGGAGGGCCTTCTCATCTTTCACGTCCAATAGAGGACATGAATAGAGACCCTCTTGGTTTTGATGAGCAAAGAAATAAATCATTTGGTTTTCATTCTGGAGCCATGCATAATGCATTTCAGTCTGGACAACTTCCACCGGGTGTTGGAAACAGGTTCCCTCCATTTCACTCTGGTCCAGCACCAGGTGCTCCTGGAGCATTGCCCAATCCTATGATGATGGGTGAGCCGGTTGCTAATTTCGGTGGCACCATTCCTATGCAGGGATTTCCTGGTGAAAGTGGATTTTTCAAGAAG CAAGGTCAAATGCCAAATGATGTTGAGCCTTTGGATCTAGGAAGGAAGAGAAAGCCAGGCAGCACAGGATGGTGTCGAATTTGTCAAATTGATTGCTATACTGTAGAAGGACTGGAGCAACATACACAAACAAGGGAGCATCAGAAGACAGCTATGGATATGGTTTTGAGCATAAAGCAAGATAGTGCTAAAAGGCAAAAGCT CTCCACGGAAGATCCAACGTCTCAGGAAAatggaaataaaacaaaaaaggCCAGTTTTGAGAGTCGTGGGAGCAGGCGCTGA
- the LOC131036757 gene encoding chromatin modification-related protein eaf-1 isoform X1 — MGFDNESIINIQSLPGEYFCPVCRQLVYPNEAIQTQCTHLYCKPCLTYVLSTTRACPYDGYLVTDTDSKALQEANPVLADTIGRVPVHCLYHKSGCTWQGPLSESIAHGNGCQYGSSPVVCNRCGTQIVHRQVQEHAQNCPGTQGQVPQQESAPQAQSAAAHPEQNQVVQAGGQQYAAQTTAQVTQAPVSQPTPYGTGQDQHQGMAVPQTATQVSATDQWYQQQYQQYYQQYPQYDQYQQQYQQYDQYQQQVQAQLQQQVQPQAQVQAQVQAQAQAQLQAQVQPQGQPQPQSQHHHQPHPQPQPQPQPQPQPQLQAPPHAHPQLQPQAQAAHASQPYQQGQGQAGLMPQQVQPQHQLMQPQLHQLMPNQSQQLPMQQHPMPVQSQQQPSQQTQQHPINLQQQFQSSQQPQLQQQLPSSQQPAHMQQQQPALLTQQLPQQQPQLQQHAQLHQQQHQQIVHQPPPQQQLMLQQQIPTQVQQPPHGPVQQHQQFPSQHHQLPQQQQQQQQAPFFTQPIQTQQPQMQPPFQQATAQPSQMQPPFQPGPQPAQSFPQAYSQSVGHMNAPQQVGSRPPLTQNQGLLQQPFPQSQGRPHPSPYGQTVRGPTKALQAAPNQVPIPNQNAPPSQAFLPRHGQRPQMPHQRPPVHQSALPRLNSQQSLVSGSATTQSMRSSVQTSTSSGAPKVSPALEKPQEISTQDKISKTSQNEHGLQTTKSVQLNEVNDAPGKKNVVETVKAETMMSDKKSEHSEQQLANEKVEQKNLSISEPVKSEVSDSSQQQMSTKDLQFEKHEPNLQQSVSQKKVLEDSSEKKPEVSVDKNLQEPTGHMRDAISEHARHRQDGNMQQYPRQVQETNFLQNVTQKVQEPRRVDDKRQGTRSSQDNLQWQEGNVLQQVSQGQDKSLQPPLRQGLNQGQEKNLFQVQSSRQGPVQGQDKSSQHTSRQGSIQGQDRNLPPPPRQGPAHGQDRNLMQLPRQGQNRSFQQPLRQGSVSGQDRSSQSAPQQGPMQGQERSLQQPLQNERDAHQISMQAQVQGHERFQPPRQGQPQGAQLPYSGQPQNADRNFPQLPYQGQLHSIPDQFHHSSSKQSGMPSMSLLPQNQPSNMSSFARGHGQVQAPPKNFDMPSPSHLHHQQMAPPRSSQGESMLGLPLSLSSSMSHHLSSFEGPRGFMDRSLQYGQTLQQSPLSKPMDHMDILGNRRTEAFENKQNDPQQLAGSRFSMTQPSGQQTNMMKPNGATNKGHIEGMQAPAFPPIMGEEGSFRSMQHDSSRQFPDRKEFQDNSRKYKPGQFDAQIPSNPDEMFPLIRHQKGQPAPSSKFDQIIPTSRPLEGGPHGFLPDSVSKYPFTSAGSPSGGPSRLFPPYQSIGSFPTSSGVPSMFNSDSGDGPRLPGIHEEMMGRRPESGGMRPDFMGPRSEFGRSRFDALAPPRSPGKDYMGMPSGRPNIGPSGGFGPVGGPSHLSRPIEDMNRDPLGFDEQRNKSFGFHSGAMHNAFQSGQLPPGVGNRFPPFHSGPAPGAPGALPNPMMMGEPVANFGGTIPMQGFPGESGFFKKQGQMPNDVEPLDLGRKRKPGSTGWCRICQIDCYTVEGLEQHTQTREHQKTAMDMVLSIKQDSAKRQKLSTEDPTSQENGNKTKKASFESRGSRR, encoded by the exons GGAACACAGGGTCAGGTCCCACAACAAGAAAGTGCTCCTCAGGCACAATCTGCCGCAGCACATCCTGAGCAGAATCAAGTGGTACAAGCTGGTGGTCAACAATATGCGGCACAAACAACTGCCCAAGTCACACAAGCTCCGGTTTCTCAACCTACTCCATATGGCACGGGGCAAGATCAACACCAGGGAATGGCTGTGCCACAAACTGCTACCCAAGTTTCTGCTACTGACCAGTGGtatcaacaacaatatcaacagTACTACCAGCAATATCCACAGTATGACCAATATCAGCAACAATACCAACAATATGACCAGTATCAGCAGCAAGTCCAGGCTCAACTGCAACAGCAGGTTCAACCCCAGGCACAGGTGCAAGCTCAGGTGCAGGCACAAGCACAGGCACAGCTTCAGGCCCAGGTGCAACCACAAGGCCAGCCCCAGCCACAAAGTCAGCATCATCATCAGCCCCATCCCCAGCCCCAGCCCCAGCCCCAGCCCCAGCCTCAGCCTCAGCTGCAGGCCCCGCCCCATGCCCATCCACAACTACAGCCTCAAGCACAAGCTGCACATGCTTCTCAGCCTTATCAACAGGGCCAAGGGCAAGCAGGTCTTATGCCTCAGCAGGTACAACCTCAACACCAATTAATGCAACCCCAGTTACATCAACTGATGCCTAATCAATCACAACAGCTACCAATGCAGCAACATCCAATGCCTGTGCAATCTCAGCAACAGCCTTCACAACAAACCCAGCAACATCCCATTAATTTGCAGCAGCAATTTCAATCATCACAGCAGCCTCAATTGCAACAACAACTTCCATCATCACAGCAACCTGCTCATATGCAGCAGCAGCAACCGGCTCTGCTAACTCAGCAACTTCCACAGCAGCAGCCACAACTACAACAGCACGCTCAactacatcaacaacaacatcaacaaattGTGCACCAGCCACCACCACAGCAGCAACTAATGTTACAGCAGCAGATTCCTACACAGGTCCAGCAGCCACCCCATGGGCCTGTGCAGCAGCATCAACAATTTCCATCTCAGCATCATCAGTTGCCTCAACAGCAACAGCAACAGCAACAGGCACCATTTTTCACTCAACCAATTCAGACTCAACAACCCCAAATGCAGCCTCCTTTCCAACAAGCAACAGCACAACCCTCTCAGATGCAACCTCCCTTCCAACCAGGTCCTCAGCCAGCACAGTCATTTCCTCAAGCCTATTCACAAAGTGTGGGACATATGAATGCTCCTCAACAGGTGGGCAGTAGGCCCCCCTTAACCCAGAACCAGGGGTTATTACAGCAGCCCTTTCCACAATCACAGGGAAGACCTCATCCTTCACCATATGGTCAAACTGTTCGTGGTCCAACCAAAGCATTACAAGCTGCGCCCAACCAAGTTCCAATACCTAACCAAAATGCACCACCAAGCCAGGCATTCCTGCCAAGACATGGTCAGCGGCCACAAATGCCTCATCAACGTCCCCCAGTTCATCAATCTGCATTACCTCGTCTGAACAGCCAACAATCTCTTGTGTCTGGTTCAGCTACCACACAATCTATGAGAAGTAGTGTCCAAACTTCTACCTCATCTGGTGCCCCTAAGGTATCTCCTGCATTGGAGAAACCACAAGAAATTAGTACACAAGATAAAATTTCCAAAACTTCGCAAAATGAGCATGGTCTGCAGACTACAAAATCTGTTCAATTGAATGAAGTAAATGATGCCCCAGGGAAAAAAAATGTTGTAGAAACTGTCAAGGCTGAAACTATGATGTCTGATAAAAAATCTGAACACAGTGAGCAACAGCTGGCCAATGAAAAGGTGGAACAGAAAAATCTTTCTATATCAGAGCCTGTTAAGTCTGAGGTTTCTGATTCTTCTCAACAACAAATGTCAACCAAAGATTTACAATTTGAGAAGCATGAACCTAATCTACAGCAGTCAGTTTCTCAGAAGAAAGTGCTTGAAGATAGCTCTGAAAAAAAACCAGAGGTGAGTGTAGACAAAAACTTACAGGAGCCAACTGGGCATATGAGAGATGCAATTTCGGAACATGCTCGTCATCGTCAAGATGGAAACATGCAACAGTATCCTCGCCAGGTGCAAGAGACAAATTTCCTTCAAAATGTTACTCAGAAAGTTCAAGAGCCACGACGAGTAGATGATAAAAGACAAGGTACTCGTTCTTCCCAAGACAATCTGCAATGGCAAGAAGGGAATGTTTTACAACAGGTGTCACAAGGACAAGATAAAAGCCTGCAACCACCTCTCCGACAAGGACTAAATCAGGGGCAGGAAAAGAACTTATTTCAAGTTCAAAGTTCTCGTCAAGGGCCAGTTCAAGGACAGGACAAGAGCTCACAGCATACTTCCCGTCAAGGTTCTATCCAAGGACAGGATAGGAACTTACCTCCACCTCCTCGTCAGGGTCCAGCTCATGGACAGGACAGGAATCTGATGCAACTTCCTCGTCAAGGGCAAAACCGTAGCTTCCAACAGCCTCTTCGTCAAGGGTCTGTTTCTGGACAGGATAGAAGCTCTCAATCAGCCCCTCAGCAAGGGCCAATGCAAGGGCAAGAGAGATCCTTGCAACAGCCCCTTCAAAATGAAAGAGATGCGCATCAGATATCTATGCAAGCACAAGTCCAAGGGCATGAAAGGTTTCAGCCACCACGTCAAGGGCAACCACAAGGAGCACAGTTACCATATTCAGGCCAGCCACAAAATGCTGATAGAAATTTCCCGCAATTGCCATATCAAGGGCAGCTCCACAGCATTCCTGATCAATTTCATCATTCGTCTTCAAAGCAGAGTGGCATGCCTTCTATGTCTCTGCTTCCACAAAATCAACCGAGCAATATGTCATCTTTTGCAAGGGGACATGGTCAGGTACAGGCTCCACCTAAAAATTTTGACATGCCATCACCTTCTCATTTGCATCATCAACAGATGGCCCCTCCTAGGTCTTCACAAGGAGAGTCAATGCTTGGTTTGCCATTGAGCTTATCCTCAAGCATGTCTCATCATCTAAGCTCATTTGAAGGTCCAAGAGGTTTTATGGACAGGAGCTTGCAATATGGTCAAACATTACAGCAGTCACCTCTTTCAAAACCAATGGACCATATGGACATTTTGGGAAATAGGAGGActgaggcttttgaaaataaaCAGAATGATCCACAACAGCTAGCAGGATCTAGGTTTTCGATGACCCAGCCGTCAGGTCAGCAGACGAATATGATGAAACCAAATGGAGCAACTAACAAGGGGCATATAGAGGGAATGCAGGCACCTGCATTTCCTCCAATTATGGGAGAAGAAGGTAGCTTCAGGTCTATGCAGCATGATTCCAGCAGACAGTTTCCTGACAGGAAAGAGTTTCAAGACAATTCCAGAAAGTACAAGCCTGGACAGTTCGATGCGCAGATTCCATCAAATCCAGATGAAATGTTTCCTCTAATTCGTCATCAGAAGGGTCAGCCAGCACCCTCATCAAAGTTTGATCAAATTATTCCTACATCAAGGCCTCTTGAAGGTGGGCCCCATGGTTTCTTGCCTGATTCTGTTTCAAAATATCCATTTACTTCAGCAGGAAGTCCATCTGGAGGCCCATCAAGATTGTTTCCTCCATATCAATCAATTGGTTCATTTCCAACAAGTAGTGGTGTGCCATCAATGTTTAACTCGGATAGTGGAGATGGACCAAGACTTCCTGGGATACATGAGGAAATGATGGGTAGAAGACCCGAGTCAGGTGGAATGAGGCCTGATTTTATGGGACCCAGGTCTGAATTTGGCCGTAGTCGATTTGATGCCCTTGCTCCACCAAGGAGTCCTGGGAAGGATTACATGGGCATGCCTTCTGGCAGGCCAAATATAGGTCCATCTGGGGGTTTTGGACCTGTTGGAGGGCCTTCTCATCTTTCACGTCCAATAGAGGACATGAATAGAGACCCTCTTGGTTTTGATGAGCAAAGAAATAAATCATTTGGTTTTCATTCTGGAGCCATGCATAATGCATTTCAGTCTGGACAACTTCCACCGGGTGTTGGAAACAGGTTCCCTCCATTTCACTCTGGTCCAGCACCAGGTGCTCCTGGAGCATTGCCCAATCCTATGATGATGGGTGAGCCGGTTGCTAATTTCGGTGGCACCATTCCTATGCAGGGATTTCCTGGTGAAAGTGGATTTTTCAAGAAG CAAGGTCAAATGCCAAATGATGTTGAGCCTTTGGATCTAGGAAGGAAGAGAAAGCCAGGCAGCACAGGATGGTGTCGAATTTGTCAAATTGATTGCTATACTGTAGAAGGACTGGAGCAACATACACAAACAAGGGAGCATCAGAAGACAGCTATGGATATGGTTTTGAGCATAAAGCAAGATAGTGCTAAAAGGCAAAAGCT CTCCACGGAAGATCCAACGTCTCAGGAAAatggaaataaaacaaaaaaggCCAGTTTTGAGAGTCGTGGGAGCAGGCGCTGA